A single window of Bradyrhizobium daqingense DNA harbors:
- a CDS encoding PAS domain S-box protein, with the protein MLKSLSKTLPKIPPKIDLQEVDVPATIDRSTFLSTLPATSTDRAAALTVVGISSILFALAAPFAGIPLLPVPAFVASYQSALAVSDVVTAVLLLSQFAVLRTRALLWLATGYLFTAAAALLHALTFPGLFTPTGMFGAGRQTTVWLYMIWHAGFPLLVLGYAWLKEKDGGARVRMATSSAIYASVLGVIAAIAVFGWIVTAGHDLLPVLLRDGHYTPTMIGVVSFVWSLSFAALVSLWFRKPHSVIDIWLMVVMCAWLFDIALSAIINVARFDLGFYAGRLYGLAAATFVLAVLLVENVRLQAHTVRLVGSLREQSASERDYYGKRLALYGAVVESSNDAIITKTLDGVITSWNKAAEQLFGYSAAEAVGKPIDIIVPPDRKGEVRSILNRIASNESIAQYETIRTRKDGRPLDVVLNISPLRTDHGEVIGASKIAHDITEEKQAREKLRRETEERQRIFETSQDLILVTDGYGNFIQVSPSVKNILGYSPEDMVGHSATEFIHPDDLDNTRTEMRAARRGAVKRSFEARYYHYDGHEVTLNWMGTWSEPVKRHFFIGRDLTDKQAAEAQLRQVQKMDSIGQLTGGVAHDFNNVLTVITGTIGILSDAVADRPELAAITKLIDDAAERGAQLTKHLLAFARKQPLQPREIDVNALVLEAAKLLHPTLGEQITIMPQLTEDAWPTLVDPGQLSTAILNLALNARDAMPDGGTLVLETRNIFLDDGYASMNPDMVAGNYVMIAVSDTGSGIPPDLIDRVFDPFFTTKEVGKGTGLGLSMVFGFVKQSGGHVKIYSEVGHGTSVKIYLPRSTGVQETEYEALQNAPITGGNEKILIVEDDALVRQYVVTQVKSLGYTALQAANGAEALAILDSDKTIDLLFTDIIMPGNMNGRQLADEAARRRPDLKTLFTSGYTENAIVHHGRLDSGVLLLAKPYRKSELAKMLRTALAG; encoded by the coding sequence ATGCTCAAGAGCCTGTCCAAAACCTTGCCGAAAATCCCGCCCAAGATCGACCTGCAAGAGGTGGACGTGCCCGCAACGATCGACCGAAGCACATTTCTTTCCACCCTGCCGGCCACCTCGACCGACCGCGCCGCGGCCCTGACGGTCGTTGGCATTTCCTCGATCCTGTTCGCGTTGGCTGCGCCCTTTGCAGGTATCCCGCTACTGCCAGTCCCGGCGTTCGTCGCGAGCTATCAATCCGCGCTCGCCGTGAGCGACGTCGTCACGGCAGTGTTGCTGTTGTCACAATTTGCGGTCTTGCGGACCCGCGCGCTGCTGTGGCTCGCGACCGGCTATCTTTTCACCGCCGCGGCCGCCCTGCTCCACGCCCTCACCTTCCCCGGGCTTTTCACACCGACCGGGATGTTCGGCGCGGGCCGCCAGACGACCGTCTGGCTCTACATGATCTGGCACGCCGGCTTTCCGCTCTTGGTGCTGGGCTATGCCTGGCTGAAGGAGAAAGACGGGGGCGCCCGGGTTCGGATGGCGACCAGCAGCGCGATCTATGCCAGCGTGCTCGGCGTCATCGCCGCGATTGCCGTCTTCGGCTGGATCGTCACCGCCGGACACGATCTGCTTCCGGTCCTGTTGCGCGATGGTCACTACACCCCGACCATGATCGGCGTCGTGTCCTTCGTGTGGTCGCTGAGCTTTGCTGCGCTTGTTTCGCTCTGGTTCCGCAAGCCGCATTCGGTGATCGACATCTGGCTCATGGTGGTCATGTGCGCCTGGCTGTTCGACATTGCGCTGTCGGCGATCATCAACGTCGCACGCTTCGACCTCGGCTTCTATGCCGGCCGACTCTACGGCCTCGCCGCGGCGACCTTCGTGCTCGCGGTGCTTCTCGTCGAGAACGTGCGCCTTCAGGCGCACACGGTACGCCTCGTCGGCAGTTTGCGCGAGCAATCGGCTTCGGAGCGGGACTATTACGGCAAGCGTCTCGCCCTGTATGGTGCGGTGGTCGAGTCCTCCAACGATGCCATCATCACGAAAACGCTCGACGGTGTCATCACCAGCTGGAACAAGGCCGCCGAACAGCTGTTCGGCTATTCCGCCGCGGAGGCCGTCGGCAAACCAATCGACATCATTGTACCGCCCGATCGCAAGGGCGAGGTCAGGAGCATTCTCAACCGAATCGCCAGCAACGAATCGATCGCCCAGTACGAGACGATCCGCACCCGAAAGGACGGACGTCCACTCGACGTCGTCCTGAATATTTCGCCCCTGCGCACGGATCACGGCGAGGTCATCGGCGCCTCCAAGATCGCCCATGATATCACCGAAGAAAAGCAGGCGAGAGAGAAGCTGCGCCGCGAGACCGAAGAGCGCCAGCGCATCTTCGAGACCTCGCAGGACCTGATCCTGGTCACCGATGGCTACGGCAATTTCATCCAGGTCAGCCCGAGCGTGAAGAACATCCTCGGTTACAGTCCCGAGGACATGGTCGGGCACAGCGCGACCGAGTTCATTCATCCCGACGATCTCGATAATACGCGGACCGAGATGCGGGCTGCTCGCCGCGGCGCGGTCAAGCGCAGCTTCGAGGCGCGCTACTACCACTACGACGGTCACGAGGTCACGCTGAACTGGATGGGCACCTGGTCGGAGCCGGTGAAGCGCCATTTCTTCATCGGCCGCGACCTCACCGACAAGCAGGCCGCCGAGGCGCAGCTCCGTCAGGTCCAGAAGATGGATTCGATCGGCCAATTGACCGGAGGCGTCGCCCACGACTTCAACAACGTGCTGACCGTGATCACGGGCACGATCGGCATTCTCAGCGACGCCGTCGCCGACCGGCCCGAGCTCGCCGCCATCACCAAACTGATCGACGATGCCGCCGAGCGCGGCGCACAACTGACCAAGCACCTGCTCGCCTTCGCCCGCAAGCAGCCGCTCCAGCCGCGCGAGATCGACGTCAACGCGCTGGTGCTCGAAGCCGCCAAGCTGTTGCATCCGACGCTGGGCGAGCAGATCACGATCATGCCTCAGCTCACCGAGGATGCCTGGCCGACACTGGTCGACCCAGGTCAGCTCTCCACCGCCATCCTCAATCTAGCGCTGAATGCGCGCGACGCCATGCCCGACGGTGGCACCCTGGTGCTGGAGACCCGCAACATCTTCCTCGACGACGGCTACGCCAGCATGAATCCCGACATGGTCGCGGGCAACTACGTGATGATCGCGGTCAGCGACACCGGCAGCGGAATCCCACCGGACCTGATCGATCGGGTCTTTGATCCGTTCTTCACCACCAAGGAGGTCGGCAAGGGCACTGGCCTCGGCTTGAGCATGGTGTTCGGCTTCGTCAAGCAGTCGGGCGGCCACGTCAAGATCTACAGCGAGGTCGGCCACGGCACGAGCGTGAAGATCTACCTGCCGCGCTCGACCGGGGTGCAGGAGACCGAGTACGAGGCGCTCCAGAACGCGCCCATCACCGGCGGCAACGAGAAAATCCTGATCGTCGAGGACGACGCCTTGGTGCGGCAATATGTTGTGACGCAGGTCAAGAGCCTCGGCTATACTGCGCTCCAGGCCGCCAACGGCGCGGAGGCCCTCGCCATCCTCGACAGCGACAAGACCATCGACCTGCTCTTCACCGACATCATCATGCCGGGCAACATGAACGGCCGGCAGCTTGCCGACGAAGCGGCCCGGCGCCGCCCCGACCTCAAGACGTTGTTCACCTCGGGCTACACCGAGAATGCCATCGTCCATCACGGCCGGCTCGATTCCGGCGTATTGCTGCTGGCCAAGCCCTATCGCAAATCCGAGCTCGCCAAGATGCTCAGGACGGCGCTCGCGGGTTGA